In one Nocardioides luteus genomic region, the following are encoded:
- a CDS encoding sirohydrochlorin chelatase, translating to MRLVVAAHGTRQLLGNAVASIIAKRAGRVLAMESKAAYVELCEPLLTDVLADGQPSVVVPLLLSTGYHIKVDLPQAAEGLPVTMGRALGPDVLLASAQVSRLVAAGVSPGQPVVLVAAGSNDADARADIAAAGRLLEEAWGGPVRVATVSGSGAPAIDEVVRPGDAVSPYLLAPGFFSDMVRARAEAAGAETVADVIGPHPDVVELVVRRAAALLAEESSAQAG from the coding sequence ATGAGGCTCGTCGTCGCCGCCCACGGCACCCGGCAGCTGCTCGGCAACGCCGTCGCCTCGATCATCGCCAAGCGCGCCGGCCGCGTGCTCGCGATGGAGTCGAAGGCTGCGTACGTCGAGCTCTGCGAGCCGCTGCTGACCGACGTCCTGGCGGACGGGCAGCCGTCCGTCGTGGTCCCGCTGCTGCTCTCGACCGGCTACCACATCAAGGTCGACCTGCCGCAGGCCGCCGAGGGGCTGCCGGTGACGATGGGTCGTGCCCTCGGCCCGGACGTGCTGCTCGCCTCCGCGCAGGTCTCCCGGTTGGTCGCGGCGGGTGTCTCGCCTGGTCAGCCTGTGGTCCTGGTCGCCGCCGGCTCCAACGACGCGGATGCCCGCGCCGACATCGCCGCGGCCGGTCGGCTGCTGGAGGAGGCCTGGGGCGGTCCGGTCCGGGTCGCCACCGTCTCCGGCTCCGGAGCCCCGGCGATCGACGAGGTCGTACGCCCCGGCGACGCCGTCTCGCCCTACCTGCTCGCGCCCGGCTTCTTCTCCGACATGGTGCGGGCGCGTGCCGAGGCCGCCGGCGCGGAGACCGTCGCCGACGTCATCGGTCCCCACCCCGACGTGGTCGAGTTGGTCGTACGCCGCGCCGCCGCCCTTCTCGCCGAGGAGAGCTCCGCGCAGGCCGGTTGA
- the nirB gene encoding nitrite reductase large subunit NirB yields the protein MSPHLRKKVVVVGHGMVGHRFVTAAIERGLTETHDIVVLGEEPRPAYDRVALTSFFEVGAEALSFLPSGAYEDPRVTLRTGTSVVEIDTAAQTVMLADGEEMAYDELVLATGAAPFVPPVPGAELGNVFVYRTIEDLEAIREAAKTAKAGAVIGGGLLGLEAANALHQLGVETHVVELAPRLMAVQVDDAGGNTLKRHIEKLGLTVHTGVMTESISPDAVVSVVDEDESGILDGNVSALKFKDVEEPLAVDMVVFSAGIRPRDALARAAGLDLAERGGVLVDEQCRSSDPHVWAVGECAAPGGKMYGLVAPGYDMAEVVADALLGGAGTFTGADMSTKLKLLGVDVASFGDAHGTTDECLELTYSDAVAGVYKKLVISEDGTRLLGGVLVGDASAYGLLRPMVASGMTLPENPEELILPQSTGGGGGIQLPPEAQVCSCNNVTRGDIEAAVDNGCESAADVTKATKAGSTCGSCKVQVKKIVEDYFTAQGKTVDTSLCEHFAMTRAELFDVVLIHGYKTFDQIIEAHGTGRGCDLCKPAVASILASQLNGHVLAKENRKLQDTNDAYLANLQKNGSYSVVPRIPGGEITPEGLIVIGEVAKEFGLYTKITGGQRIDMFGARMEDLPAIWKRLVDAGFESGHAYGKSLRTVKSCVGSTWCRYGVQDSVGLAIMLETRYRGLRSPHKLKGGVSGCARECAEARGKDFGVIATEKGWNLYVGGNGGAIPAHAQLLAGDLSTEDLVRYLDRFLMYYVRTADRLQRTSTWIDSLDGGLDRVREVVIDDVLGLGTELEAAMATHVDGYFDEWKATIEDPEKLKRFVSFVNAPEIPDPNISFGSTRGQIVPDVADGPAVVGPVGLGATIPVGAPNLEESR from the coding sequence ATGAGCCCTCACCTCCGCAAGAAGGTCGTCGTGGTCGGCCACGGCATGGTCGGTCACCGCTTCGTGACCGCCGCCATCGAGCGCGGTCTCACCGAGACCCACGACATCGTCGTCCTCGGTGAGGAGCCGCGTCCGGCGTACGACCGGGTCGCCCTCACCAGCTTCTTCGAGGTCGGCGCCGAGGCACTCTCCTTCCTCCCCTCCGGTGCCTACGAGGACCCGCGGGTCACGCTGCGCACCGGCACGAGCGTCGTCGAGATCGACACGGCTGCCCAGACGGTGATGCTCGCCGACGGTGAGGAGATGGCGTACGACGAGCTGGTGCTCGCCACCGGAGCGGCACCGTTCGTGCCGCCCGTGCCGGGCGCCGAGCTCGGGAACGTCTTCGTCTACCGCACGATCGAGGACCTCGAGGCGATCCGCGAGGCCGCGAAGACCGCGAAGGCCGGCGCCGTGATCGGCGGTGGCCTGCTCGGGCTGGAGGCCGCCAACGCGCTGCACCAGCTCGGGGTCGAGACCCACGTGGTCGAGCTCGCGCCGCGGCTGATGGCCGTGCAGGTCGACGACGCCGGCGGCAACACGCTCAAGCGCCACATCGAGAAGCTCGGCCTCACCGTCCACACCGGGGTGATGACGGAGTCCATCTCGCCGGACGCGGTGGTCTCGGTCGTCGACGAGGACGAGAGCGGCATCCTCGACGGCAACGTCAGCGCGCTGAAGTTCAAGGACGTGGAGGAGCCGCTGGCGGTCGACATGGTCGTCTTCTCGGCCGGCATCCGGCCGCGGGACGCGCTCGCCCGAGCGGCCGGTCTGGACCTGGCCGAGCGCGGCGGCGTGCTCGTCGACGAGCAGTGCCGGTCCTCCGACCCGCACGTGTGGGCGGTCGGCGAGTGCGCCGCGCCCGGCGGGAAGATGTACGGCCTGGTGGCCCCCGGCTACGACATGGCTGAGGTCGTCGCCGACGCCCTGCTCGGCGGCGCCGGCACCTTCACCGGTGCCGATATGTCGACAAAGCTCAAGCTGCTCGGCGTCGACGTCGCCAGCTTCGGCGACGCCCACGGCACCACCGACGAGTGCCTCGAGCTGACCTACTCCGACGCCGTCGCGGGCGTCTACAAGAAGCTCGTGATCAGCGAGGACGGCACCCGCCTGCTCGGTGGCGTGCTGGTCGGCGACGCGAGCGCCTACGGGCTGCTCCGGCCGATGGTCGCCTCGGGCATGACGCTTCCGGAGAACCCGGAGGAGCTGATCCTCCCCCAGTCCACGGGCGGTGGGGGAGGGATCCAGCTTCCGCCGGAGGCGCAGGTCTGCTCGTGCAACAACGTCACCCGGGGTGACATCGAGGCGGCCGTCGACAACGGCTGCGAGAGCGCGGCGGACGTCACCAAGGCCACCAAGGCGGGAAGCACCTGCGGCTCCTGCAAGGTGCAGGTGAAGAAGATCGTCGAGGACTACTTCACCGCCCAGGGCAAGACCGTCGACACGAGCCTGTGCGAGCACTTCGCGATGACCCGCGCCGAGCTCTTCGACGTGGTCCTGATCCACGGCTACAAGACGTTCGACCAGATCATCGAGGCCCACGGCACCGGCCGCGGCTGCGACCTGTGCAAGCCCGCCGTCGCCTCCATCCTGGCGTCGCAGCTCAACGGCCATGTCCTGGCCAAGGAGAACCGCAAGCTCCAGGACACCAACGACGCCTACCTGGCCAACCTCCAGAAGAACGGCTCCTACTCGGTCGTCCCGCGCATCCCCGGCGGCGAGATCACGCCGGAGGGCCTGATCGTGATCGGCGAGGTGGCCAAGGAGTTCGGCCTCTACACCAAGATCACCGGTGGCCAGCGCATCGACATGTTCGGCGCCCGGATGGAGGACCTGCCGGCGATCTGGAAGCGCCTCGTCGACGCCGGGTTCGAGTCGGGCCATGCGTACGGGAAGTCGCTGCGTACCGTGAAGTCCTGCGTCGGCTCCACCTGGTGCCGCTACGGCGTCCAGGACTCCGTCGGTCTCGCGATCATGCTGGAGACCCGCTACCGGGGGCTGCGCTCGCCGCACAAGCTCAAGGGCGGCGTATCCGGGTGCGCCCGCGAGTGCGCGGAGGCCCGTGGCAAGGACTTCGGTGTCATCGCCACCGAGAAGGGCTGGAACCTGTACGTCGGGGGCAACGGTGGCGCCATCCCGGCCCACGCCCAGCTGCTCGCCGGTGACCTGAGCACCGAGGATCTGGTCCGCTACCTCGACCGCTTCCTGATGTACTACGTCCGCACCGCCGACCGCCTCCAGCGCACCTCGACCTGGATCGACTCCCTTGACGGCGGCCTGGACCGGGTCCGCGAGGTCGTGATCGACGACGTCCTCGGCCTGGGCACGGAGCTCGAGGCCGCGATGGCCACGCACGTCGACGGCTACTTCGACGAGTGGAAGGCGACGATCGAGGACCCGGAGAAGCTCAAGCGGTTCGTCTCCTTCGTCAACGCCCCCGAGATCCCGGACCCCAACATCTCCTTCGGGTCCACCCGTGGCCAGATCGTGCCGGACGTCGCGGACGGCCCGGCTGTCGTCGGACCGGTGGGGCTCGGTGCCACCATCCCTGTCGGCGCACCCAACCTGGAGGAGTCGCGATGA
- a CDS encoding uroporphyrinogen-III synthase, which yields MAVHNAQEIYDADVESGALSGFRVGVTAARKAEEQINLLERRGAQVVWAPALSVDPNRVDAGALRAVTEQIIGQKIDMFLATTGIGTRAWFDAAEEWGLLDRLLETLGRAEILARGPKSVGALRRRGLRELWAPESEEFDDVLEHLRGRDLTGKRIVVQEHGQSLSMVAHALTRQGAEVINVVVYRVESASDPEPMFRLVETLADGELDAVTFTSAPAVAAFMQAAGSVGLRDEVVAAFQADVVAACVGPVTAAAFEMWGVPTMVPDRSRTAAMVKMLQIELPLRREGLLVELAGGHQLLLHDDAVILDGAEVKLSPAPAAVLGALVANPGNVVSRQVLLATLPSGTAGSEHAVEMAVARLRSALGTKTIQTVVKRGYRLAVAS from the coding sequence ATGGCGGTGCACAATGCGCAGGAGATCTACGATGCGGATGTGGAGAGCGGCGCGCTGAGCGGCTTCCGCGTCGGCGTGACCGCGGCGCGGAAGGCCGAGGAGCAGATCAACCTGCTCGAGAGGCGAGGCGCCCAGGTGGTCTGGGCGCCCGCCCTCTCCGTCGACCCCAACCGGGTCGACGCCGGCGCGCTGCGCGCGGTGACCGAGCAGATCATCGGCCAGAAGATCGACATGTTCCTGGCGACGACCGGCATCGGGACCCGCGCGTGGTTCGACGCCGCCGAGGAGTGGGGGCTGCTCGACCGGCTGCTGGAGACGCTCGGCCGTGCCGAGATCCTGGCGCGCGGACCGAAGTCGGTCGGGGCGCTTCGGCGCAGGGGCCTGCGCGAGCTGTGGGCGCCGGAGTCGGAGGAGTTCGACGACGTCCTGGAGCACCTGCGTGGCCGCGACCTCACCGGCAAGCGGATCGTGGTGCAGGAGCACGGCCAGTCGCTGTCGATGGTCGCGCACGCGCTCACCCGGCAGGGTGCCGAGGTCATCAACGTGGTCGTCTACCGGGTCGAGTCGGCTTCCGACCCGGAGCCGATGTTCCGCCTCGTCGAGACGTTGGCCGACGGTGAGCTGGACGCGGTCACCTTCACCTCCGCGCCGGCCGTGGCCGCGTTCATGCAGGCGGCCGGCTCGGTCGGCCTGCGCGACGAGGTCGTGGCGGCGTTCCAGGCCGATGTGGTCGCGGCCTGCGTCGGCCCGGTGACCGCCGCCGCCTTCGAGATGTGGGGCGTACCGACCATGGTCCCCGACCGCTCCCGCACCGCTGCGATGGTCAAGATGCTCCAGATCGAGCTGCCGCTGCGGCGCGAGGGTCTCCTCGTCGAGCTCGCCGGCGGCCACCAGCTGCTGCTCCACGACGACGCAGTGATCCTCGACGGCGCCGAGGTGAAGCTCTCCCCGGCTCCGGCCGCTGTCCTGGGCGCTCTCGTCGCCAACCCCGGCAACGTCGTCTCCCGGCAGGTCCTGCTGGCCACGCTCCCGTCCGGCACCGCCGGCTCCGAGCACGCCGTCGAGATGGCCGTCGCCCGGCTCCGCTCGGCGCTGGGCACCAAGACCATCCAGACCGTCGTGAAGCGCGGCTACCGGCTGGCGGTGGCCTCATGA
- the nirD gene encoding nitrite reductase small subunit NirD — MTQTQTQTYISVCRLDDIDPETGIAALVRGEAVAVFRTLDDRVFALSNFDPYGHASVLARGIVGTRGEVPFVASPLLKQPFALETGLCLDDPSVSVPTYEVDVVDGEVRIGARRD, encoded by the coding sequence ATGACCCAGACGCAGACCCAGACGTACATCTCCGTCTGTCGCCTCGACGACATCGACCCCGAGACCGGCATCGCCGCGCTGGTCAGGGGCGAGGCGGTGGCCGTCTTCCGGACCCTCGACGACCGCGTCTTCGCGCTGTCCAACTTCGATCCGTACGGCCACGCCTCGGTGCTCGCCCGGGGCATCGTCGGCACGCGTGGCGAGGTGCCGTTCGTCGCATCGCCCCTGCTCAAGCAGCCGTTCGCGCTCGAGACCGGTCTGTGCCTCGACGACCCGTCGGTGTCGGTCCCGACCTACGAGGTCGACGTCGTCGACGGCGAGGTCCGCATCGGGGCCCGCCGGGACTAG